From a single Brassica oleracea var. oleracea cultivar TO1000 chromosome C5, BOL, whole genome shotgun sequence genomic region:
- the LOC106292573 gene encoding mitochondrial import receptor subunit TOM20-2-like produces MEFSAADFERLVMFEHARKACEAQYAKDPLDSENLLQWGGALLELAQFQSIPEAKLMLNDAVSKLEEVLTLNPGKHQALWCLGNAYTAHAFLTPDIDEAKVHFDKAADYFQRAENEDPGNEMYLKSLEVTARAPGLHMNIHGNGTMQQSLGGGGGGGGPSASSNAGGGKKKNKNKNNDFTYDVCGWIILAFGIVAWVGMAKSLGPPPPAR; encoded by the exons ATGGAGTTCTCTGCCGCCGACTTTGAAAGGCTTGTGATGTTCGAGCACGCTCGCAAAGCTTGCGAGGCTCAGTACGCTAAGGATCCTCTCGATTCCGAG AATCTGCTGCAGTGGGGTGGAGCATTGCTTGAACTTGCTCAGTTCCAGTCTATTCCCGAGGCAAAGCTCATGTTAAATG ATGCGGTTTCCAAATTGGAAGAGGTGTTGACATTAAATCCGGGGAAGCATCAGGCTCTTTGGTGTCTTGGCAACGCCTACACTGCCCACGCCTTCCTTACCCCTGATATCGATGAAGCCAAAGTTCACTTTGATAAAGCCGCTGATTATTTCCAAAGAGCTGAAAACGAG GATCCAGGTAATGAGATGTACCTCAAGTCCTTGGAAGTTACAGCAAGG GCCCCGGGGCTGCATATGAACATACATGGGAATGGGACGATGCAGCAGTCACTGGGTGGAGGTGGTGGAGGAGGAGGTCCCTCAGCTTCATCAAATGCTGGC GGTGGTAAGAAGAAGAATAAGAATAAGAACAATGACTTCACATACGATGTATGTGGTTGGATCATTCTCGCTTTTGGGATTGTTGCTTGGGTTGGCATGGCTAAATCCCTTGGCCCTCCTCCTCCTGCTAGATAA